One window from the genome of Oryza glaberrima chromosome 3, OglaRS2, whole genome shotgun sequence encodes:
- the LOC127768062 gene encoding (S)-8-oxocitronellyl enol synthase ISY1 — MSWWWAGAIGAVKKRQEENAAATEPSFQSVALVVGSTGIVGTSLLDILPLQDTPGGPWKVYAVSRRPLPPWSPPASPAVTHLHLDLADSAAVAEALTPLTDITHVFYVAWSAHPTEAQNREVNSAMLRNVLSVVVPNCPALVHVCLQTGRKHYIGPFEAIGKIAAPDPPFTEDMPRLDCPNFYYDLEDVLFDEVSRRDGAVSWSVHRPTVVFGFSPRSAMNVVGSLCVYAAICRKEGAVLRWPGSRVAWEGFSDASDADLIAEHEIWAAVEPFAKNEAFNCSNGDLYKWKLLWPMLADQFGVEWSGYEGEESSFKLADAMSGKEAVWAEIVKENDLMDTELEEITNWWFVDAVFGVRSEHLDSMNKSKEHGFLGFRNTVNSFNTWIEKMKVFKIVP, encoded by the coding sequence atgaGCTGGTGGTGGGCGGGCGCCATAGGCGCAGTGAAGAAGCGGCAGGAAGAGAACGCGGCGGCCACCGAGCCGTCCTTCCAGAGCGTCGCCCTCGTCGTCGGCTCCACGGGCATCGTCGGCACCTCCCTCCTCGACATCCTCCCGCTCCAGGACACCCCGGGCGGGCCCTGGAAGGTCtacgccgtctcccgccgcccgctccctcCCTGgtccccgccggcctcccccgccgtcacccacctccacctcgacctcgccgactccgccgccgttgccgaggCCCTCACGCCCCTCACCGACATCACCCACGTCTTCTACGTCGCCTGGTCCGCCCACCCCACGGAGGCCCAGAACCGCGAGGTGAACTCCGCCATGCTCCGCAACGTCCTCTCCGTCGTCGTCCCCAACTGCCCCGCTCTCGTCCACGTCTGCCTCCAGACCGGCCGCAAGCACTACATCGGACCATTCGAGGCCATCGGCAAGATCGCCGCCCCGGACCCGCCCTTCACCGAGGACATGCCCCGCCTCGATTGCCCCAACTTCTACTACGACCTGGAGGACGTCCTCTTCGACGAGGTCTcccgccgcgacggcgccgtCAGCTGGTCCGTGCACCGCCCCACCGTCGTCTTCGGATTCTCTCCCCGAAGCGCCATGAATGTCGTCGGCAGCCTGTGCGTTTATGCCGCCATCTGCCGCAAGGAGGGCGCTGTGCTGCGATGGCCTGGATCCAGGGTCGCCTGGGAGGGATTCAGTGACGCGTCCGATGCGGATCTCATCGCCGAACACGAGATCTGGGCCGCCGTTGAGCCATTCGCCAAGAATGAGGCATTTAATTGCAGCAACGGGGATCTCTACAAGTGGAAACTTCTCTGGCCGATGCTGGCAGACCAATTCGGCGTCGAATGGTCTGGCTACGAGGGAGAAGAGAGCAGCTTCAAGCTTGCAGATGCCATGTCGGGGAAGGAGGCAGTGTGGGCAGAGATTGTCAAAGAGAATGATCTCATGGACACCGAGCTTGAAGAGATCACCAATTGGTGGTTTGTTGATGCCGTGTTCGGTGTCCGCAGCGAGCATTTGGATAGCATGAACAAGAGCAAGGAACATGGATTCCTTGGCTTCCGGAACACGGTGAATTCCTTCAACACATGGATAGAAAAGATGAAGGTTTTCAAGATTGTCCCATGA
- the LOC127767832 gene encoding polygalacturonase inhibitor 2-like, translated as MELSNPFCHTMAILLAVLLVAAAATTEADGALCDKSDKAALLAVKSALGNPPALSVWNSSTPCCSWDGVSCDAITGRVTELTVFALNISAPVPAAIANLTKLQILNLAYNQLYGPIPSFLGPRALPDLTFLRLDGNRLSGAIPPTATVFNLLLEGNLLTGTLPSTFGAAAFGEVGVAGNQLSGDASMLFGAKKKLNALRLSRNRFAFDLGSVELPEGLDILVIDHNMVYGSIPPAAAAAGRKWLAFDVSYNQLCGPIPQGRYTHRFGAKHFAGNKCLCDRPLPPCSS; from the coding sequence ATGGAGCTCAGCAATCCATTCTGCCACACCATGGCAATCCTGCTCGCCGTCCTCCTTGTTGCGGCGGCAGCAACAACCGAGGCGGACGGCGCCCTCTGCGACAAGTCCGACAAGGCGGCTCTCCTTGCCGTCAAGTCGGCCCTCGGCAACCCGCCGGCGCTCTCCGTCTGGAACTCCTCCACACCGTGCTGCTCGTGGGATGGCGTCTCCTGCGACGCCATCACCGGCCGCGTCACCGAGCTCACGGTCTTCGCGCTCAACATCTCGGCGCCCGTACCGGCCGCCATCGCCAACCTGACCAAGCTGCAGATTCTCAACCTCGCCTACAACCAGCTGTACGGCCCCATCCCGTCGTTCCTCGGCCCGCGCGCGCTCCCCGACCTCACCTTCCTCCGCCTCGACGGCAACCGCCTCAGCGGCGCCATCccgcccaccgccaccgtctTCAACCTCCTCCTCGAGGGCAACCTCCTCACCGGCACGCTCCCGTCCAcgttcggcgccgccgccttcggggAGGTGGGCGTCGCCGGCAACCAGCTGAGCGGCGACGCGTCGATGTTGTTTGGCGCCAAGAAGAAGCTGAACGCGCTGCGGCTGTCCCGCAACCGGTTCGCGTTCGACCTCGGCAGCGTGGAGCTGCCCGAGGGGCTGGACATCCTGGTCATCGACCACAACATGGTGTACGGGAGcatcccgccggcggcggcggcggcggggaggaagtGGCTGGCGTTCGACGTCAGCTACAACCAGCTGTGCGGGCCCATACCGCAGGGGCGGTACACGCACCGGTTCGGGGCCAAGCACTTCGCCGGGAACAAGTGCCTCTGCgaccgcccgctgccgccgtgcaGCAGCTAG